CAATAACTTTAATTAGTAGCTTCTTTATTTTCAGCCTTTAGAGAGGCTATTCCTTCAGGATAAGAGATAAGGCATGCTTAAAGTTTCACAACCAGAATCTAAATCCGACCTTGAAGTAAGACTTGAAGCACTAGAAAAAAAGCTTTATACACACTTAAAATCAGAAAATAAAAATAATAAAAATCAGAGTGGGCCCGCTGAGATTCGAACTCAGGACCTCCGCCGTGTGAAGGCGACGTCATAACCATCTAGACCACGAGCCCATGAATTGAAATTGAAAATTAAAAGGGCTAAGCAACCATAAAATAGAACTTCCTATGTATAAGCTTATCGCTTGTTAATGATGCTCAGGGCTGCCTCCATGCGGTATGAAAGATTTTTTATATTTTACTCGATCTGATTCGGTTTTTATCCACGTTTTATCCACTGCCCAGCTTTTTTTTCACGCCGGCTGAACCAGCATTAATAATCTGAGATTCTATCTGTTTTGCCGGAGAATTTTTTCTCAGTGTCAATAAAGTAAATAAGTAATAAATGTTAATAAATGTTAATAAATCTAAAGACACTAATCTCAGTAAAGGGTTATAAATGATAGAAATCCTCAAAATTCTCTTCAGCATGCCTTTTTTGCTGTATTCATGTTATTCCGATCTTGAATCCCGCATGGTTTCAAATAAGGTCTGGAAATACATGCTTACAGCAGGCTCGATATTTATATTCTATGAGCTTTTTACCGTGGGGATTTCATATCTTATACAGCTTGTTTTTTCAGGAGTCATTGTTTTTACTGTCGTTTATATTCTTTTCCAGTTCGGGGCTTTCGGAGGCGGGGACGCGAAGGGGTTGATAGTGCTTTCAATCCTTTTTCCGACCTACCCGGTTTTTAAGATCTCAGGAGAAATATATCCCCTGCTCGGGCTTCCGCCTGTGGGGCTTTTTACTTTTACGGTGCTCGGGAATGCTCTCCTGCTGACAACAGCTGTCCCGCTAGGAATGTTCTGCTACAATCTCCTTCATTTCTCGCCCGAAATGGTCAAAAAACCGCTTTATATGTTCATAGGCTACAGGACTGAGATCTCTTCCCTGAAAAATAAGAAGCACCTTGGCCTGCTTGAAAAATTTGAGCTTAACGAAACCGGAAGTCTCAAAAGAGGGTTCGCCCGCACAGGACTTAATTTCGATGCAGACCAGAAACCTGAACTCGAAGAATATCTGAAAAAAGGGTTGATCGGGAAAGATGTCTGGGTTACTCCAGGTCTGCCGTTCATGCTTTCAATTACAGCGGGCTTTATAGCCGCAGTTATTTTTGGAGATTTGATCTTTTATACGGTTATACACCTTATAACAGGTTAACAGAGCAATTATTGTTTTCACTCGATTTAGCCTGCTGCTAGCCAGATTCATTTTAAGAGAATCTCTTTTTAGAAACTTACCTCTTCTGTACAACAAGCAGTCCGTAAAGCATTGTCTCAGGGACAGGCGGATTTTCAGGCGTGCCTCTTGCAATCCTTTCTTCAGGATAGCCCAGGTTTTCGCAGGTATAGAGTTCGGCTTCAATGCCCAACTCCTTCAGGACTTCCGCGACCTCAAGCGAGCCGAAATTCTCATCCGGCAGAAGAAATATATTTCTTCCATTCTTCAATTCCCGGATTAGTTCGGCTTTTGCAGGCTCGGGGTCTCTGCCATGGGCTGTAATTGCACAGAGATTTGTCAGGTTCACCCTGGTACGCGCACAGGCTACCTGCATTGAAGAAATTCCCGGAATCACCTTATCCTTCTCCCCTGCGAATTTTCCAAGCCCTGAAAACATTGGATCGCCTGTGGACAACACAACTGCATCTGCTGGCAGGAGATGAAGCGATTTGTAGTCCTTAATCGGTTTTGCTTCACAGTTAATGTATTTCTCAGCAATTTCAAGGGCTCTTTTTGAGCCATAAACCACAGAGGCTTTCCTTATGGCTTCTATTCCTTCTTCCGTGAGCATCCCCGGTCCAACTCCGACTCCTACCACAATCATTATTTTTCCCCTTTACCTGTCTATTTTAAGCTTTTCCATTCTTTCGTTTTAATTTTTCAGTAATTCCTGCTTAACTTTCTCTTTTGCTGTCCATGAGGACCGAGCCATCCCTGTCAATTACCACGATTCTTGCACCCTTCCCTTTTTCTATAGCCATCTCGAAGGCTTCTTTCAGGCGTGGGTGTTCAGGCTCTTTCTCAAGCATCTCGACAACAGTTGCATATCCGCTGCCTTCAAGCATATCAGGGTTTCCCCATTTAAGGGCAAGACCGGGAAGTCCACAAATAATTACATCGCCAGAGGCATATTCAAGCCCTTCCGAAATCCTGCTTCCGACCATAACAACGGTGTAATCAGGGAAAAGCATATGGGAATAGCGCATTCCTACCCTGCCTGTGGTCAGGACAACTTTATCTGTACAGCGAATAAGGTCTCCTTTCATCTCTCCAAGATGGTCATTCCAGGGCTCAACAAAACCTGTGCTCCCAAGTATGGAGATTCCGCCTTCCACACCTATCCTGCTGTTCAGGGTTTCCTTTCCGATCTTTTCCCCATCCGGAATTGAGATTATAACCTCGGCTCCTTTCAAACCCAGCTCATCTACGGCTTCCTTCACTGCTGCCTTTATCTGTTCCATTGGCTTCGGGTTAATAGCTGGCTGACCTTTTGGAACCTGGAGCCCGTCCCTTCTAACAATTCCTATGCCTTTTCCTCCGAGAATGCGGATTCCTTCGGATTCCCTGGCTTCGCCCACAAATTCAAGTCCCCGGGTAATGTCTGACTCATGATCGTTCTGAATCTTTTTTACAACTGCACGCCCCTGTGAGGCTTCGCTGACCTCAAGCTTAGCTCTCAGTCCAATAGGGGTGGGGACGGACACGCTGTCAACTGTTTTCCTGAGAGAAAGAACAGCGGCTTTTGCAGCAGCACTTGCTGTGGTTCCTGTAGTGTATCCTCTTTTGAGAACAGATCCATCACTTAGAACCACAACCATCCCGGATGCTACTTTTTTTTCAAGTTCTTCCCTGGGAATGCCGGCGCGGAGAATCCATTCCTCAGGAATCTTGAAATTGTTAACAGGATCTATCATGGAAGAATACTCGGAGGTTTTTTATTATAAATGTATTGACGTGAAAATCAGAAATGATATCAACTAATTTCCGGGAGAAGCCTTGCCGTACTTCAAAAGGAAGATCACTGAGTCTCGTCAGAAGCTAAACCCTGAACCAATTAAAAGCTAAAGAATCATAGAAAAAACCTGAACCAATTAAAACTAATGAATCATAGAAAAAAGTGTATAGAAAAGAGGTGGCATCATTCCAGGATCGGGGGATTTGTTTTTCGGAAATGGGGTTTTATCCTGGATTCTGGAACGATTGGGGGCGTTCCTTTCGGGATTTTTGGGGTTGGTGTGTGAAAAATAGCCTTGTGGAATGATGCCTATTCGGATGCCAGAACTTACCTGACACCAAGTACTAAATCATAAGTTATGTTATATAAATTTTAGGGAACCCAGAACATTTTTTTATATAAGAGTACATCAGCTGATTATTGAGATTACACTTATATGTTATTATATACTTGTGTAGATCAGGTTTATGATTATGTTTCTAACTCGACGGAGCAGATATCTCTTTAGAATCCAGTTACCTTACTTAAAGTAATTTTACTGGATTCTTGCAAACATGCGGTCCAGTTCTTCTTTCGTAAATGTGATCACAGTTGGCCTGCCGTGTGGGCAAGAGTAGGGGTTTTCAGCCTTTTTAAGCTGCTCTATGAGTTCCTCCATCTGCCCTGGGCTGCAGGCTGCTCCCGCTTTGATTGCAGCCCTGCATGCAAGGGTTTTGCAGACTCTTTCCGAAATTCCTGTATCCTTTTTAACTCTCCCTGAGGCTAGAAGATCAGAGATTACATCATGAATAATTTCCGAACCTTCGAGCCGTCCGAAAACCTCAGGCACGAAGGTAATCACATATGTATTATCTCCAAACTCTGAAATCCCGAAACCGTAGTCTTCAAGATAGGGAATATATTCTTCCATAAGCACTTTTTCTTTAGGGGTAAGATCTATTGTTACAGGTGTGATTAGCTCCTGCACCCTGGATTTTTTCATTCTTAGGATCTGCTCGTAAAGAATTCGTTCATGAGCAGCATGCTGATCAATAAGCACCAGGTCTTCCCCTTTTTCGGCAAGAATATACAGCCTAGAGAATTGCCCAATAACCCGCAAGTCTTCAAGAGAACCCTTATTTGTTTCCGGTTCTTTCCTGTTTTCAGGATTTCTATCGTCCGGAATTCCCTGTATTCCATCCTTAGAGGTAAAGTTCAGCAACCGTTCAGATTTTTTCAATTTCCTTTCAGTATCTTTTACTGGATAGGAGTATCTTTCAGCTTTTTCTCTCAGAGCTCCGCCGCTTTCAGGAAAGTTGGAGATCTCATGAGTACACTTTGTCTTTCCGGTCGCGCTTTTTCCAAAAATTTCCGCAGCTTCTGAGACCTGCAATCTATCCGAAGATTCTGAAATTTCGAAGGTTTTTTGAACCCGATCTTTTCTTTTCCTGATCTCGGGTACAAGATTACTTTCAGAAAGCACCTTCTCAATTGCAAGTGTGATCGCATCTCCAATCTCTTTTTCCCGGCTGAAGCGCACTTCGGCTTTACGGGGATGAACATTCACATCCACTTCCCTGGGATCAATAACAAGCGAAAGCACTGCCACCGGATAGCGTTCTTTTGGAATTCTGGTGTAATATCCTTCACGGACAGCTTTATTGATAGCTCTTGAGATCACCGGACGGGTATTTACGAAAAAGAAAAGCTGGTCACTATCTCTTCGCGTGATTTCGGGTTTTGAGATATATCCCCTGATCTCAAAGTCTTCTGTCCTGTACTCCAGGGGAAGCATTGAACGCGCTGTATCTGGTCCAAGCAGGTTTACAATACTTTTAAAAGGGTCGCTTGAACCCGCATTTCTTATGACTGGTTTTCCATCGCTCAGCAGGGTGAAAGAAATCTCCGGGTTTGCCAGGGCAAGACGCATGACCGTATCGGTAATATGGGCAAGCTCAGTACGGTCGCTTTTGAGATATTTCTGCCTTGCAGGTGTATTGTAAAACAGATCTTTTACATGTACGGATGTACCCGGAGCCGTGCCCGCATCCGAGGTTTCCAGTACTTTTCCCCCATGGATCACTATCTTTGTGCCTGTAATTTCTTCCTGCTGCCGGGTAAGAATTTCTACTTTTGCAACGGCTGTAATAGACGAAAGCGCTTCTCCCCTGAAACCCATTGTGGAAATAGTATCAAGGTCTTCGATAAACATGATCTTGCTCGTTGCATGTTTTTTATATGAGAGCAGGGCATCTTCCCGGCTCATCCCGCAGCCGTTGTCTCTGACAAGGATCGAACGTTTTCCACCTTTTTCAATTTCGATGCGGATTTCCGTAGCTCCAGCATCGATTGAATTGTCTATTAATTCCTTTACTACTGATGCAGGACGCTCTATTACTTCTCCTGCTGCAATTTTATTTATAGTATCTTTATCAAGGATTCGGATTCTATTTCCCTGAACTTTTTCCTTCCCTTCAGGATATTCTTTCTTCATTGCTTTACTCCGTCCAAATTAGAAAGGTTTTATCGTGTATCCTTTAATCGACCCTTCAATAAGCAGCTTTTCAGTTCATTGGGTTTACTCAGAGTTTTTTCAATTGAGTAATTTTTTCAGCTCATAAAGCTTATTCAGAGCCTCTATTGGTGTTATTTCTTCCACATTCAACTTTTTTAGAGCAGCTTCTACGGGGCTGGGTCTGTTTGCTTCTAATTGATTTCCACTGCTGCTTCCGGGATCAAAAAGCAACATCTGGGTATAACGTGCGGATGATCTGCTTTTTCTCTTTTTCCCATTCTCGCCATCTTCGGCTTCTTCAAGCACGTTTTCTCTTTCGAGTTCCTTAAGAATCTCATTTGCTCTTTCGATCACCTTTTCCGGGACGCCAGCAAGCCTTGCAACATGGATTCCGTAACTCTTATCTGTTGCACCTGGCACGATCTTTCGCAGGAAGACAAGTTCGTGACCCTCTTCTTTTACTGCAATATGGTAGTTTTTTACCCTTTTTAATTTCTTTTCGAGCGATGTAAGCTGGTGGTAATGGGTTGCGAACAGTGCCCTCATTCCAACTTTTCCTCTGTTATGCAGGAATTCCACAACGGCTTTTGCGATGCTGTATCCGTCATAGGTACTTGTTCCCCTGCCGATCTCATCAAGCAGCACAAGACTTCTTGGGCTTGCATTATTCAGAATATTTGCAAGCTCTACCATTTCTACCATAAACGTGCTCTGCCCACTTGCAAGGTCATCAAAAGCCCCTATTCTTGTAAAGACCTGGTCAATAATCCCTATTGAGGCATAGGATGCAGGGACAAAGGAACCTGCCTGAGCCATAATAGCGATAAGCGCAGTCTGTCGCATGTAAGTGGATTTACCTGCCATGTTCGGGCCTGTTATCAGCAAAAACTGGTTTTCCTTACAATCCATTTCGGTGTCGTTAGGCACAAAGCCGCTAGACACCGTTTTCTCAACTACTGGATGCCTTCCGTCCCGTATAAGGATTCTGCAATCGTCAGTAAGCTGGGGTCTTACATAATTGTTATTTTCTGCAGTTTCAGCGAAAGCCGCAAGGACATCAAGCAAACCTGTTCTCTCGGCAACCTCCTGAAGTTCTCTTGAATGGGCTGACAGCATATGCACGATTTCGGTAAAGATTTCATATTCGAGAGCTATAGCTTTTTCATTGGCAGTCAGGATAAGGCTCTCTTTCTCCTTGAGTTCTGGGGTAAAAAAACGCTCGGCATTTGCCATGGTCTGCTTTCTGATATAGTCTTCAGGCACCTGGCTGCTATTGGCATTTGTTACCTCTATGTAATATCCGAAAACCTTATTGTACCCCACTTTAAGGGATTTTATCCCGCTTCGTTCCCTTTCTTTCTGCTGGAAATTTGCAATCCACTGCTTGCTGCTGCTAGCGATATCCCGCAGCTCATCAAGTTCTGCACTGTACCCCGGCTTTATCATACCTCCTTCACGGACCGAGACAGGCGGGTCGTCAACAATTGCTCGATCTATTGTTTCAGTCAGGTCTTCAAGTTCAGAAAATGATGCAAGTCCGACTGCAATCTCCTTTAAAAGATCAGACTTGGCTGTCTCCATGAGGGAATCGCGGATAAGAGGCAGGACATCAAGTGATTTCTTCAGGGATATAAGATCCCTTGCGTTTGAGTTCCCGTACACTATCCTGCCTACGAGACGTTCTATATCCCTTACCTCGGAAAGCCAGCTCCGCAGGTCGTAGCGAAGCAGAGGATTTTCTACCAGTTCTTCCACAGCATCGAGGCGAAGGTTGATCTTCTCTACGGAAAGCAGAGGCTTCAAAAGCCACTTTTTCAGAGTACGGCTTCCCATTGGCGTTTTTGTGCAGTCCAGAATGCGATAAAGAGAATTTGCGTCCCCCTCATCCCGCACGTTTTTTACAATCTCAAGATTCCGCAGGGTTACGGAATCAAGAATCATGAATTCGGAGTTTGAGTAGGTTCTCAATGTATTGATATGTGAAAGCTCCCTCATTTGCGTTGTCTGGGCATATTCAAGAGCAGCCCAGGCTGAATAAATTGCAAAATCCAGTTTCTCACAGCCCATGCCTTCAAGGGTTGCAACTTTGAAATGTGCTTTCAGTCGCTCTGCGGCTTCCTCGATTTCTGAAACTTGAGGAGCAAATTCTTGCACAATAGTCTGAGCTTTCAGTCGGTCTGTAAGGTCGGAATTTCCATAAAGGGACGGAGGGAGGATGCATTCGGAAGGCCGCATGCGGGCAAGCTCGCTTAGAAGCTTTTCAAAGTTTTCCGAGTCCTGAAACTGCGTTGTAAGGAATTCTCCTGTCGAAATGTCCAGAAAGGAGACCCCAAGTTCTATTTCTTTTTTCGCATTCCTGCTGGACTTTCCGATTTCCCGCCCTGCAACTGCCATCAGGTAATTGTTAGAGGCATCCGAAAACATGGAAGAATCAATTGCCGTGCCGGGTGTGACCACCCTGACAACTCCCCGCTTTACAACTCCCTTTGCCTGCTTCGGATCTTCAAGCTGTTCGCAAATTGCCACTTTGTACCCTTTATTTATGAGCCTCGGCAGATAGGTGTCAATTGAATGGTAGGGTATTCCTGCAAGTGGCATTCTCTTTCCAGACCTGTCTTTCCCCCGGGCTGTAAGAGTGATTTCAAGTTCTTTTGCAATAATTTTAGCATCTTCTCCGAATGATTCGTAAAAGTCCCCCATACGGAAGAAGATCAGGGTGTCAGGATATGCTTTCTTGGCTTCATAATACTGACGCATTGCAGGGGTCAACGTTTCTTTCATTTTTTACTCACTGTAAGCCTTGAATGTTTCTGCATAAAGTTGTGAATTTTACAA
The Methanosarcina thermophila TM-1 genome window above contains:
- a CDS encoding A24 family peptidase C-terminal domain-containing protein, with the protein product MIEILKILFSMPFLLYSCYSDLESRMVSNKVWKYMLTAGSIFIFYELFTVGISYLIQLVFSGVIVFTVVYILFQFGAFGGGDAKGLIVLSILFPTYPVFKISGEIYPLLGLPPVGLFTFTVLGNALLLTTAVPLGMFCYNLLHFSPEMVKKPLYMFIGYRTEISSLKNKKHLGLLEKFELNETGSLKRGFARTGLNFDADQKPELEEYLKKGLIGKDVWVTPGLPFMLSITAGFIAAVIFGDLIFYTVIHLITG
- a CDS encoding cobalt-precorrin-7 (C(5))-methyltransferase, translated to MIVVGVGVGPGMLTEEGIEAIRKASVVYGSKRALEIAEKYINCEAKPIKDYKSLHLLPADAVVLSTGDPMFSGLGKFAGEKDKVIPGISSMQVACARTRVNLTNLCAITAHGRDPEPAKAELIRELKNGRNIFLLPDENFGSLEVAEVLKELGIEAELYTCENLGYPEERIARGTPENPPVPETMLYGLLVVQKR
- a CDS encoding cobalt-precorrin-5B (C(1))-methyltransferase, which translates into the protein MIDPVNNFKIPEEWILRAGIPREELEKKVASGMVVVLSDGSVLKRGYTTGTTASAAAKAAVLSLRKTVDSVSVPTPIGLRAKLEVSEASQGRAVVKKIQNDHESDITRGLEFVGEARESEGIRILGGKGIGIVRRDGLQVPKGQPAINPKPMEQIKAAVKEAVDELGLKGAEVIISIPDGEKIGKETLNSRIGVEGGISILGSTGFVEPWNDHLGEMKGDLIRCTDKVVLTTGRVGMRYSHMLFPDYTVVMVGSRISEGLEYASGDVIICGLPGLALKWGNPDMLEGSGYATVVEMLEKEPEHPRLKEAFEMAIEKGKGARIVVIDRDGSVLMDSKRES
- the mutL gene encoding DNA mismatch repair endonuclease MutL; its protein translation is MKKEYPEGKEKVQGNRIRILDKDTINKIAAGEVIERPASVVKELIDNSIDAGATEIRIEIEKGGKRSILVRDNGCGMSREDALLSYKKHATSKIMFIEDLDTISTMGFRGEALSSITAVAKVEILTRQQEEITGTKIVIHGGKVLETSDAGTAPGTSVHVKDLFYNTPARQKYLKSDRTELAHITDTVMRLALANPEISFTLLSDGKPVIRNAGSSDPFKSIVNLLGPDTARSMLPLEYRTEDFEIRGYISKPEITRRDSDQLFFFVNTRPVISRAINKAVREGYYTRIPKERYPVAVLSLVIDPREVDVNVHPRKAEVRFSREKEIGDAITLAIEKVLSESNLVPEIRKRKDRVQKTFEISESSDRLQVSEAAEIFGKSATGKTKCTHEISNFPESGGALREKAERYSYPVKDTERKLKKSERLLNFTSKDGIQGIPDDRNPENRKEPETNKGSLEDLRVIGQFSRLYILAEKGEDLVLIDQHAAHERILYEQILRMKKSRVQELITPVTIDLTPKEKVLMEEYIPYLEDYGFGISEFGDNTYVITFVPEVFGRLEGSEIIHDVISDLLASGRVKKDTGISERVCKTLACRAAIKAGAACSPGQMEELIEQLKKAENPYSCPHGRPTVITFTKEELDRMFARIQ
- the mutS gene encoding DNA mismatch repair protein MutS yields the protein MKETLTPAMRQYYEAKKAYPDTLIFFRMGDFYESFGEDAKIIAKELEITLTARGKDRSGKRMPLAGIPYHSIDTYLPRLINKGYKVAICEQLEDPKQAKGVVKRGVVRVVTPGTAIDSSMFSDASNNYLMAVAGREIGKSSRNAKKEIELGVSFLDISTGEFLTTQFQDSENFEKLLSELARMRPSECILPPSLYGNSDLTDRLKAQTIVQEFAPQVSEIEEAAERLKAHFKVATLEGMGCEKLDFAIYSAWAALEYAQTTQMRELSHINTLRTYSNSEFMILDSVTLRNLEIVKNVRDEGDANSLYRILDCTKTPMGSRTLKKWLLKPLLSVEKINLRLDAVEELVENPLLRYDLRSWLSEVRDIERLVGRIVYGNSNARDLISLKKSLDVLPLIRDSLMETAKSDLLKEIAVGLASFSELEDLTETIDRAIVDDPPVSVREGGMIKPGYSAELDELRDIASSSKQWIANFQQKERERSGIKSLKVGYNKVFGYYIEVTNANSSQVPEDYIRKQTMANAERFFTPELKEKESLILTANEKAIALEYEIFTEIVHMLSAHSRELQEVAERTGLLDVLAAFAETAENNNYVRPQLTDDCRILIRDGRHPVVEKTVSSGFVPNDTEMDCKENQFLLITGPNMAGKSTYMRQTALIAIMAQAGSFVPASYASIGIIDQVFTRIGAFDDLASGQSTFMVEMVELANILNNASPRSLVLLDEIGRGTSTYDGYSIAKAVVEFLHNRGKVGMRALFATHYHQLTSLEKKLKRVKNYHIAVKEEGHELVFLRKIVPGATDKSYGIHVARLAGVPEKVIERANEILKELERENVLEEAEDGENGKKRKSRSSARYTQMLLFDPGSSSGNQLEANRPSPVEAALKKLNVEEITPIEALNKLYELKKLLN